The following are encoded together in the Fibrobacter sp. UWB13 genome:
- a CDS encoding TIGR02147 family protein, with product MKPITEYQDYREFMRDFYEERKRSSLFSWREFSKLAGFTSPNYVQLVCEGKSRLSKTGVEKVAEAMGLAGADRDYFLAMERFGDAKNDAKKIQAFNEMQKIAKENRLRVVDAEAFKYFESWVNPVLRELAPIMPGAKPLELARKCYPVVSAAEVRHSLDFMCHAEFLKKVGEDTYEQTEKVVTGSSEAIPLALRSMNRQMSKFATEAIDEVPPEKRHIAGVTLGMSESTYQWLVQKLETLRQQVVAMAAKEKEYDKVYRLNLQLFPLTKGKEE from the coding sequence ATGAAACCAATAACCGAATATCAAGACTACCGAGAATTCATGCGGGACTTCTACGAAGAACGCAAACGCAGTTCTTTGTTCTCGTGGCGTGAATTCTCCAAATTGGCGGGGTTCACCTCGCCAAACTACGTCCAGCTTGTTTGTGAAGGCAAAAGCCGCTTGAGCAAGACTGGCGTTGAAAAAGTGGCCGAAGCCATGGGGCTTGCAGGCGCAGACCGCGATTATTTCCTAGCGATGGAGCGTTTTGGCGATGCCAAGAACGATGCGAAGAAAATCCAGGCGTTTAACGAAATGCAGAAAATTGCAAAAGAAAACCGCTTGCGAGTCGTCGATGCCGAGGCGTTCAAGTATTTCGAATCGTGGGTAAACCCGGTGCTGCGCGAACTCGCCCCGATTATGCCGGGCGCAAAACCGCTGGAACTGGCGCGTAAGTGTTATCCAGTTGTGAGTGCTGCCGAAGTTCGCCATTCGCTTGACTTTATGTGCCACGCGGAATTCCTAAAGAAGGTCGGCGAAGATACCTATGAGCAGACTGAGAAGGTCGTGACGGGCTCTTCCGAGGCGATTCCGTTGGCGCTGCGTTCCATGAACCGTCAAATGTCAAAGTTTGCAACAGAAGCAATTGACGAAGTTCCGCCCGAAAAACGCCACATCGCAGGCGTAACGCTTGGAATGTCCGAATCGACATACCAATGGCTTGTGCAAAAGCTTGAAACACTCAGGCAGCAGGTGGTTGCCATGGCTGCTAAGGAAAAAGAATACGATAAAGTTTATCGATTGAATTTACAACTATTCCCGCTTACAAAAGGGAAGGAGGAATGA
- the pelA gene encoding pectate lyase — MKNFGFGNYKFFVAAMSVASFSFAATYAPPSTAVSKINSYRGYSELTSAASGMDIDQYTYNMTTWQIANGGFYKAMADKYKSAYGGGQKSEWRAQGGADLGTIDNNATVQEMRLLAVRYKETTNNNYKSAFKTSFNKAVNFLLTMQRSKGGLPQVWPKRGNYSDQITLNDNAMIRAMVTMMDIANKTSPFDSDIIDDATRSKMKSALDKAVDYLLKAQIVNDGKVTVWCAQHDTNSFAPVGARAYELPSKSGNESMGVVWFLMNWPDQNEAIQKAVKGAIAWYKKNKLKDKAFSKTAGVVDKAGSSLWFRFYEVNNDNYFFCDRDGASTKTQDFMKISEERRKGYQWAGDYGSAILGTENAYLEALAKMDDNYVPPPPAPAMCGNDTCKTNIDGVDFIDIQGVKETTNTGFVGEGYANVDNSTGSYVTYGVTALKEGKYTLFISFANGGGSARGYSVSVGDKTLLADGSMESTAAWTTWEMQSIEIELPQGYSELKFTSLSKDGMANIDYIGWMSDDLKVGEVEIPPTSIEAMRTVRKEQQDNRYFVDFGRNNNSAGAYFTRGNNTYRLNGKLR, encoded by the coding sequence ATGAAGAATTTTGGGTTTGGAAACTACAAGTTTTTTGTAGCGGCAATGTCTGTCGCGTCTTTTTCGTTTGCGGCAACCTATGCTCCCCCGTCAACAGCAGTTTCGAAAATCAACAGCTATCGAGGCTATTCGGAGCTGACCTCGGCGGCATCCGGCATGGATATCGACCAGTACACCTACAACATGACCACTTGGCAAATCGCAAACGGCGGTTTTTACAAAGCCATGGCCGACAAGTATAAAAGCGCGTATGGCGGCGGTCAAAAATCCGAATGGCGTGCACAGGGCGGGGCCGACCTCGGCACTATCGACAACAACGCCACCGTTCAAGAAATGCGTTTGCTCGCCGTGCGTTACAAAGAAACGACGAACAACAATTACAAATCCGCATTTAAGACAAGTTTCAATAAAGCCGTCAATTTTCTTTTGACCATGCAGCGCTCCAAAGGCGGGCTTCCGCAAGTTTGGCCCAAGCGCGGCAACTATTCCGACCAAATCACGCTGAATGACAACGCTATGATCCGCGCCATGGTCACGATGATGGATATCGCCAACAAGACAAGTCCATTCGACAGCGACATCATCGACGACGCCACCCGCAGCAAGATGAAATCGGCTCTTGACAAAGCGGTCGATTACTTGCTCAAGGCGCAAATTGTGAACGACGGAAAGGTCACGGTCTGGTGCGCCCAGCATGACACCAACAGCTTTGCCCCAGTTGGCGCACGAGCCTATGAACTCCCGAGCAAATCCGGCAACGAATCCATGGGCGTTGTGTGGTTTTTGATGAACTGGCCAGACCAAAACGAAGCAATCCAGAAGGCGGTCAAAGGCGCAATCGCTTGGTACAAAAAGAATAAACTAAAAGACAAGGCGTTTAGCAAGACCGCAGGCGTTGTGGACAAGGCGGGTTCATCGCTGTGGTTCCGCTTTTACGAAGTCAACAACGACAACTACTTCTTTTGCGACCGCGATGGTGCTAGCACCAAGACGCAGGACTTCATGAAAATCAGCGAAGAACGTCGCAAGGGCTACCAGTGGGCAGGCGATTACGGCTCTGCAATTCTAGGCACCGAAAATGCATACCTTGAAGCACTCGCCAAGATGGACGACAATTACGTTCCTCCTCCGCCAGCACCAGCTATGTGCGGAAACGACACATGCAAAACGAACATTGACGGTGTAGACTTTATCGACATTCAAGGTGTCAAGGAAACAACCAACACGGGATTCGTTGGCGAAGGCTATGCCAACGTTGACAATTCCACCGGAAGCTACGTGACCTACGGCGTTACCGCATTGAAAGAAGGCAAATACACCTTGTTCATCAGCTTTGCAAACGGCGGAGGTTCTGCACGCGGTTACAGTGTTTCTGTTGGCGACAAGACGTTACTTGCAGACGGCAGCATGGAATCCACCGCTGCGTGGACGACATGGGAAATGCAATCCATCGAAATCGAATTGCCACAAGGCTATAGCGAACTCAAGTTCACAAGCCTTTCGAAAGATGGCATGGCAAACATCGATTACATTGGCTGGATGAGTGATGATTTGAAAGTTGGCGAAGTCGAGATTCCGCCGACATCCATTGAGGCAATGCGCACTGTACGCAAAGAGCAACAGGATAATCGCTATTTTGTAGACTTTGGTCGCAACAATAATAGCGCAGGAGCTTACTTTACGAGAGGAAACAACACGTACCGCTTGAATGGGAAATTGAGGTAA
- a CDS encoding pectinesterase family protein — translation MLNSWVYRFAVCMPLAIAVSASAITKHGFDFVLGVDGDFKAAIAKASSSGATESKRFILFVPNGEYNITKVTGDEHGKSTFSGSNISIIGESVDKTIIWNTTDTEGISTTATLYFPSNKNMYMQDITLQNRSSFSSSNAARQVALQQNAGDKFIYKNVRLLSGQDTYYTKKGRTYWEGGEIDGTVDFICGGGDVFFEGTKLVMTRNGGYITASQNPDTWGYVFSNAIIEVSNSSFNKTFYLGRSWGRAKVVWLNTIMRAEPKAEGWGPDMNSAPVVFGEYNSKNGSGGAINTSQRKTYFNGGKDASTATTLKTVWNANDAAKYTLKNVLGGSDNWEPNKLTAQVSAPKISQEGANIIWNDDDNAICWAVFVNGKYHSNTTTNSIDVGGIAAGSKVTVRAANSMGGLGASSNEITVLEANVTYYNLTINSSIGGSVIASPNREKIAEGTAVSFIAEPASGWKFAGWTGKSASDAGSESTWKTTMTKDIELGAIFEAKGTTTFQAEDGIIDNAINESTNAGFAGTGYINFGTGKSTVQVPVYVEYPGEYTMEMTYANGSGKARSLAFAAPGTCTAGVDGCKGAEVISFEATDKWTTYQTKESTITLPKGASYITFSIVDGNDGPNLDQIKLTEKDVDKGSVAIAKINRINTAVTESRIYDTNGKLVRYAKGNTNLTGLTPGIYVVKTSAQGYSKQKMVQVR, via the coding sequence ATGTTGAATAGTTGGGTTTACAGGTTTGCAGTTTGTATGCCGCTTGCAATAGCGGTGAGCGCTTCCGCAATTACGAAGCACGGATTTGACTTTGTCTTGGGCGTCGATGGAGATTTCAAGGCTGCTATTGCCAAGGCGTCTTCTTCGGGCGCCACCGAATCCAAGCGATTCATTCTCTTTGTGCCGAATGGTGAATATAACATCACCAAGGTTACCGGTGACGAACACGGTAAATCGACATTCAGCGGCTCGAACATATCCATTATCGGCGAGTCCGTCGACAAGACGATTATCTGGAATACAACCGATACCGAAGGCATCAGCACCACAGCAACGCTGTACTTCCCCAGCAACAAAAATATGTATATGCAGGACATAACCCTGCAAAACAGAAGTTCCTTCAGCTCATCAAATGCCGCCCGCCAAGTGGCATTGCAACAAAACGCAGGCGACAAGTTCATCTACAAAAACGTACGCCTCTTGAGCGGTCAAGACACCTACTACACCAAGAAAGGGCGCACCTACTGGGAAGGTGGCGAAATTGACGGTACTGTAGACTTTATCTGTGGTGGCGGCGATGTATTCTTCGAAGGCACCAAACTCGTGATGACACGAAACGGTGGCTACATCACAGCATCGCAAAATCCAGATACCTGGGGTTACGTTTTCAGCAACGCCATCATCGAAGTCAGCAATTCCAGTTTCAACAAGACATTCTATCTCGGACGTTCCTGGGGCCGCGCAAAAGTCGTCTGGTTGAACACCATCATGCGCGCAGAGCCCAAAGCCGAAGGCTGGGGCCCCGACATGAATTCCGCCCCCGTTGTTTTCGGTGAATACAACAGCAAAAACGGAAGCGGTGGCGCTATCAACACAAGCCAACGCAAAACGTATTTTAACGGAGGCAAAGACGCATCGACAGCAACAACACTCAAGACCGTGTGGAATGCAAACGATGCCGCGAAATATACATTGAAAAACGTCTTGGGCGGTAGCGATAACTGGGAACCGAACAAACTCACAGCGCAAGTCTCCGCTCCTAAGATTTCTCAGGAAGGCGCAAACATCATCTGGAACGATGACGACAATGCTATTTGTTGGGCAGTATTCGTGAACGGCAAATACCACAGCAATACCACCACAAATTCAATTGATGTCGGAGGCATTGCTGCAGGCTCCAAAGTTACGGTACGTGCTGCAAATTCCATGGGCGGTCTCGGTGCAAGCTCCAACGAAATCACCGTCCTCGAAGCAAATGTCACCTACTACAACTTAACAATCAACTCTTCTATTGGCGGCTCCGTTATCGCCTCCCCGAATCGCGAAAAAATCGCCGAAGGCACAGCAGTCTCGTTCATCGCAGAACCCGCTAGCGGTTGGAAATTCGCAGGTTGGACAGGCAAAAGCGCGAGCGACGCCGGCAGCGAAAGCACTTGGAAAACCACGATGACCAAGGACATCGAACTCGGCGCGATCTTCGAAGCCAAGGGCACAACCACCTTCCAAGCAGAAGACGGCATCATCGATAACGCCATCAACGAAAGCACAAACGCAGGCTTTGCAGGCACAGGCTATATCAACTTTGGCACAGGGAAATCAACCGTTCAAGTCCCTGTCTACGTAGAATACCCCGGCGAATACACGATGGAAATGACATATGCAAATGGCAGCGGCAAAGCACGCAGCCTCGCCTTCGCCGCCCCCGGCACATGCACCGCAGGCGTTGACGGATGCAAAGGCGCCGAAGTCATTTCGTTCGAAGCCACCGACAAGTGGACCACATACCAGACAAAAGAATCTACCATAACGCTCCCCAAAGGCGCAAGCTACATCACGTTCTCCATCGTTGACGGCAATGACGGCCCGAACCTCGACCAAATCAAGCTGACCGAAAAAGACGTCGATAAAGGAAGCGTCGCCATCGCGAAAATCAACCGCATAAACACAGCAGTCACCGAATCACGCATCTACGATACGAACGGAAAACTCGTACGCTATGCGAAAGGGAACACCAATTTGACCGGGCTTACCCCCGGAATCTACGTCGTAAAGACCTCTGCGCAAGGTTACAGCAAACAAAAAATGGTCCAAGTCCGCTAG